AACGACGGACGGCACGACCGAGTTGGCCGGCGGAGCATCGGGGTCGTGCAGGTAATCAATGCGTCCCATGGCTCGTGACTCCTGTGGTTGTGACTATGTCCCGCTCGGTGACCGGGCGGGCGTTCTGCCAGGTGTGCTCGATGCTCTCCGCGTACGTATCGAAGAGGCCCCCGCCCGGCAGACGGCGTAGGTGAAGGACGGGCGCCATGTAGGCACCGATGCCGTAGACGTGCGGATTCACTAGCATCTCGTCATCCGCGCGGTAGATGGAGTTGTAAAGCGTCGAGTCGTGCAGACGGAAGTCGATGTCCGGGTGGCTCCGCATGAGAGGGCGGTACAACATCAGGGCGTTGCGAATCTTTCCGTCCATGATCTGGTGACCCTCATCGATGCCACGCTGCCGGACGGCCGCGCAGCCAGGATCCCCCAACAGGATGCGTACCTGGGCGCCTGCTCCCACCTTCGCCTTCACGAGGTCGAGGAACAGCGGATCCTCCGAGAGGAACAGGCCCGAGTAGACCAGCACGTCGAGGTTTCGCTCAGCGCGGCCGTAAAGCTCTCGCCACAGGTCAGACGGCACCGTGTGCCGGTGTGGGTAGACGGCCGCAATCTCGGCTTTCGTCAGCTCCGTCGCGCTGTCGACGGTCCGGCCGTCGTCCCAGAGCGTCGTTACGTCGACCTTGAGCGCTGCCGCGGTGGCGTACTGGTGACGTCTGTACGGCACCTTCCCTTGAGTGATCCAGCGTTCGACCGTTTTCGGGTTGACCGCAATCGCCTCGGCGAGGCTCTGCACGGTCATGCCGCGGGCGAGGAGGGCCGACCGTAACCGCTCGTTCGACATGAGCACCCCCGTTGGGACGTCTAGGGACTTCTTGACCGCAGCTAGAAGTCTCGAAGCTGTCCACGTATGGGGTGACCAACTCCCCCGACCTGCGGCAATGCTGAATGTGCGCCAGGAAGTCCAGGCGCGAAAACCAAGAGGTTCCGACGACATGCTTGACGGACCCTCATGCAGTACCAGTAAAACAGGTACTGCGCGGTGACCAGGGACGGTCTCGTGTTCGCCCCGCCGAAGCGGGGCAAGGTCCGCGACGTACCCCTGCCGGACCGCGTGGCACGCGTTCTTAAGCGGCACATGGAAGCGTTCCCACCGGTAGAGATCACCTTGCCATGGCTCCGGCCGGATGGTCCGCTCATCACGAAGCGGCTTTTGTTCACCCGCTTAGACGGCGCGGGCGCAGTCCGACGGAGCGACTTCAACGACCGCACGTGGAAGCCTGCTCTCGTCGCTGCGGGAGTTATCCCGGCCCCAAAGCCGGGCGAGCGCCACCACGCCGCGCGGGACCAAGGCATGCACGCCCTGAGACACTTCTATGCTTCTCTCCTGCTGGACGCAGGCGAGAACATCAAGGCGCTTAGTCACTACCTCGGACACGACGATCCGGGGTTCACTCTTCGGGTGTACACGCATCTAATGCCGCGCAGTGACGCACGGGCACGGAAGGCCGTGGACAGCCTGTACGAGGGTGCCGCTCCTGCACTGTTCGGTTCGCGGATGCTTTCAGGGGATTGAGAGGCGACGGGCCGGCCGACGGTGTACTGGTCGGCCCGAAGTAGGTACCTCGTGCCCCGACAAGGCACGCTCGAATCGCCGCTGAGCGACGCCGAGGCCTCCGGTGACGTGCTCGCGTGTCTCCGCCTGCCACTCCGTCGGCCGATTATCAGGTGCCAGCACGCCCGACACCCCACACACTGAATACATGACCTGGATAAGAAGGGCGCTAGCAACAGTGCCCGTAATTACACTGCTCGGTACCGCCGCCCAATTTGCATGGCTCGGCTCTCAAGATGTCAATGGCGCACTAACCTACACCGGCCGATTGAGGGGTACTTTTCTCATACTGGCAGTGGCGGCAATACTGACGGCACTCGCCGCATATATCCGGCACCTTATCACCCCCGGCAACCTCACGGGGTTCGCATGCAAAATAGTTTTCGTGACAATCGCCCTATCTCTGGCCGTGAATGTCACACTGCTCGTCTTGAAGGTTGCGAGTCGGAGTCACACCCCTCATCTTTCGTTTTGGCTAACCCTCGCCATCCTTTCGTTCACAAGCCTCATTTATCTATGGCCCCGAAGGATTGTAATTACAGTACTCATAATTACCCTGCTCGCTACCGCTGCCGAATTCGCATGGCTAGGCTCCGAGGATGTCAATGGCGCACTAACCTATGCTGGCCGCCTAAACGGAATTCTTCTGCTGATGGCAGTGGTGGTGGCAATTACTGCACTCGCCGCGTACATTGAGCACCTTTTCGTCCACAACACGCTCAAGGGGTTCGCGTGCGCGGTAGTTGTCGTGGGAATCAGCCTATCCCTGGCCGTGAATGTCACGCTGCTCATCTTGCAGGCCGAAACCTGGAGTTACACCCCCTATCTTTGGATTTGGGTCTTCCTATTCCTCTCATCGCTTACGATGCTCATTTGCCTCTATCTACAACACCGGAAACGACAAGTCGAGATCCCGAGACCCAAAGCGTTCGCTGTTGGAGCGGTCGTAACCATACTCATCGCGGCCGCCAACTTCGGTTACGCGGAAGTCTATCAGCCATACAGCACGCCAGCGTCGATCTCCGCCTCAGTTGAAATAGGCCACGCTAAGGTTATCAACGGCAAGGTGACACTACCAATCCATTTGAAAGCAAAGAACACGGGGAGCGTCAGCGTTTATACGCTCGGCTCCCTCTTTCAGGTTACAGCCAGAGGCCCAATCTATTCCAAGCACCCCCTTAGCAAAGGAGACCGGCTACGAGATATTAACGATGGTCAACCAGTTCTGTACGCATACGAGGACGAGAGAGGGAAAAGCTATGACCTCCTGGCGCAGGGCCGGTTTGTTCGGCAAGGCTTGAAACTGGACCCTGGCACAGAAATCGTGACAGATAGCATCGTTCAATTTCCGTCAAAAAAGTCCTACGAGGTGATTGACGCCTCTGCCGACATGGTCTACATACGAGCAGACAGAGTTGTGCTAGTCAGCGATCTCTACCGGCAATCAGGGCGTAGTTCATGGCACAAGGATGGTAGCCACGCCGAAAAAGTAGAAGCGCCGAAGTGGGTCGCTGAGAACAATGAAACCTTCAAGTTCCAATCGCGCATCGTCCACAGTGACGCATTTCTTGAGTACACGCGAAGCGCCAGGTATGTCACCCTATGGTGGGTTCTCGAAGAACCAACAAGGTCATGGAATGGGCCATTTCTCGTACCTAAGATCAGCCCCTTTGAACAAGTCAACAGCGAGCCTGATCCTGCCGAAGCTCAGCGTCTAACCGATGAATACGGCCTCGGCCAGTCATCGAGCGGTCGCGCGCAAAAAACCATGGAACAACTCATCAATTGACCGAGCGCCAAAACTCGCGGAAGCGCACCGGGTAGACGCGCGCTGGTCACGTTGACGAGTCGCGCTACCGCTGGCTGGCGTCGACGGCAGATGAGGGTCACTAGCTGCCGTTGATCATCGAGCGCTAGGCATCCAGCTCTGCAGAGGGTTGCCACCCGGCAGGCCGGAGGAACGTGCAGGACGGCCCACAGACGGCCCATGGGCACTGAGACGCTGTGGGGCCGGCGGTCCACGACCGTCGGCCCCAAGGTCTGGTTTCGGTGGCAAACCGCCCCGACCTGCGACTACAGCACCGGCAAGTTCTTCCGCAGCTCGAAGGCCGTGACCTCGCTGCGGTACTCCTCCCACTCAGACTTCTTGTTGCGGAGGAAGAAGTCGAAGACGTGTTCGCCCAGGGTCTCGGCGAGGAGGTCGCTGTTCTCCATGAGGGTCAGGGCCTCGCCGAGGTTCTGCGGGAGGGGCTCGATGCCCATCGCGCGGCGTTCGGCGTTGGAGAGGGCCCAGACGTCGTCCTCGGCGCCCGGCGGGAGCTCGTAGCCCTCCTCGATGCCCTTGAGGCCGGCGGCCAGGAGGACGGCGTACGCCAGGTACGGGTTGGCGCCGGTGTCCAGGGAGCGGACCTCCACGCGCGCGGAGCCGGTCTTGCCGGGCTTGTACATGGGGACGCGGACGAGGGCGCTGCGGTTGTTGTGGCCCCAGCAGATGTACGAGGGCGCCTCGCCGCCGGCGCCCGCGGTGCGCTCGGAGCCGCCCCAGATGCGCTTGTACGAGTTCACCCACTGGTTGGTGACCGCGGAGATCTCCGCCGCGTGCTTGAGCAGGCCCGCGATGAAGGAGCGGCCGACCTTGGAGAGCTGGTACTCGGCGCCGGACTCGTAGAACGCGTTGCGGTCGCCCTCGAAGAGGGAGAGGTGGGTGTGCATGCCCGAGCCGGGGTGCTCGGAGAACGGCTTCGGCATGAAGGTCGCGTGGACCCCCTGCTCCAGCGCCACCTGCTTCATGACCAGGCGGAACGTCATGATGTTGTCGGCGGTCGAGAGGGCGTCGGCGTAGCGCAGGTCGATCTCCTGCTGACCGGGGGCGCCCTCGTGGTGGGAGAACTCGACCGAGATGCCCATCGACTCCAGCATGGTGATCGCCTGGCGGCGGAAGTCCATGCCGACGTTGGTCGGGGTGTGGTCGAAGTAGCCCGAGTTGTCCGCCGGGATGGGGCGGGAGCCGTCGAGGGGGCGGTCCTTCAGCAGGAAGAACTCGATCTCCGGGTGGGTGTAGAAGGTGAAGCCCAGGTCGGAGGTGCGGGCGAGGGCGCGCTTGAGGACGTAGCGCGGGTCGGCGAAGGACGGGGAGCCGTCCGGCATGAGGATGTCGCAGAACATGCGGGCGGTGCCGGGGGTCTCCGCGCGCCAGGGCAGGACCTGGAAGGTGGACGGGTCCGGCTTGGCGATCATGTCGGACTCGTAGACGCGGGCGAAGCCCTCGATGGCGGAGCCGTCGAAGCCGATGCCCTCGTCGAAGGCCTGCTCCAGCTCGGCGGGGGCCACGGCCACGGACTTCAGGAAGCCCAGCACGTCGGTGAACCACAGGCGCACGAACCGGATGTCGCGCTCCTCCAACGTCCGGAGCACGAACTCCTGCTGCTTGTCCATCTTCCGCTTCCCCATCCTTGCTGGTCAGGCCGCCTTCGCCCGCGTGGCGCGGAACCGGGCGGTCGGGCACCCGAGCATCACACCACAACACCGTTTCACGCGCGTTGCGGCCCTTGATCGCCCGGGCGTCCCCGACCTGAACGCCTCTCGTACGGCAGGTGTACTGCTCTGTCGCCCATCTTGCCTGCTGGCGGCGACATCCGTAATGGCCGCAGGGCCTCGGGAGTGCTCCGCGAGTGCTCCGGGAGTGGCGGACGACACGTCCTTTTAATTTGTATCTCAGATGCAAGTTTCAATACCGTTTCGATCAGTTGAGCGATCGAACCCTCCCAGGAGTCCTCATGCTGTCCGAGCAGTCAGCAGCCACCGTCCGCGCCACCCTGCCCGTCGTCGGCGCGGCGATCGGCGAGATCACCGAGCGCTTCTACGCCCGGCTCTTCGAGGCCCACCCCGCGCTGCTGCGCGACCTGTTCAACCGCGGCAACCAGGCCACCGGCACCCAGAAGCAGGCCCTCGCCGGCTCCATCGCGGCCTTCGCCACCCACCTGGTGGACAACCCCGAGCAGCGCCCCGACCTGATGCTGGAGCGCATCGCCCACAAGCACGCCTCGCTGGGCATCACACCGGAGCAGTACCCCCTCGTCCACGAACACCTGTTCGCCGCCATCGCCGAGATCCTCGGTGACGCGGTCACCGCCGAGGTGGCCGCCGCCTGGACCGAGGTCTACTGGCTGATGGCCAACGCCCTCATCGCCATCGAGAAGCGGCTGTACGCGCAGAGCGAGCAGCAGGGCTGGCGGGAGTGGAAGGTGGTCGAGCGGATCGACGAGACCGCCGACGTGGCCACCTTCAGGCTCCGCCCGGTGGACGAGGGCCCGGTGGCCGGCTACCGCGCGGGCCAGTACGTCTCGGTCGGCGTCACGCTTCCGGACGGGGCCCGGCAGATCCGCCAGTACAGCCTGACCGCGGCCCCCGGCTCGCCGGAGCGGCGGTTCGCCGTCAAGCGGGTGACCGGCGCGGGCGCGGGCCCGGACGGCGAGGTCTCCGGCCATCTGCACGCCCACGTCCGCGAGGGTGACGTCCTGCGGCTCTCCGCCCCCTACGGCGACCTGGTCCTGGAGGACACCGAGGCTCCGCTGCTGCTCGCCTCCGCGGGCATCGGCGTCACCCCGATGATCGCCATGCTGGAGCAGCTCGCCCTCACCGGCCACCGGGCCCCGGTGACCGTGGTGCACGCCGACCGCTCCCCCGCCGCGCACGCCCTGCGCGCCGCCCACGAGGCGTACGCGGCCAAGCTGCCCGAGGGCCGGTCGGTCTTCTTCTACGAGCGGGACGCCGAGGGCGCCGGGCGGACCGGCCTGGTCGACCTCGCCGGCGTCGACGTCCCGGCCGGCGCGCACGCCTACCTGTGCGGTCCGCTGCCCTTCATGCGCGCGGTGCGCACCCAGCTGATCGACAAGGGTGTGGCTCCCGCCGACATCCACTACGAGGTCTTCGGCCCGGACCTCTGGCTGGCCGAGGGCTGACCCCGGCACCGGCGAGCGAGCGGGCGCCCGGAGCCCTCGGGGAGGCCGGACAGTGGCCGCTACGCGGGCGCCTTCCCGAGCGTCAGCAGCAGCGGGCCCGTCGGCTCCACGACGATGTCCTGGACGGTCACCGGGTCCAGGGCCGCGTAGAACGCTTGCTGAGCCTGGCGCAGTGCGCCCCG
Above is a genomic segment from Streptomyces collinus Tu 365 containing:
- the glnA gene encoding type I glutamate--ammonia ligase encodes the protein MDKQQEFVLRTLEERDIRFVRLWFTDVLGFLKSVAVAPAELEQAFDEGIGFDGSAIEGFARVYESDMIAKPDPSTFQVLPWRAETPGTARMFCDILMPDGSPSFADPRYVLKRALARTSDLGFTFYTHPEIEFFLLKDRPLDGSRPIPADNSGYFDHTPTNVGMDFRRQAITMLESMGISVEFSHHEGAPGQQEIDLRYADALSTADNIMTFRLVMKQVALEQGVHATFMPKPFSEHPGSGMHTHLSLFEGDRNAFYESGAEYQLSKVGRSFIAGLLKHAAEISAVTNQWVNSYKRIWGGSERTAGAGGEAPSYICWGHNNRSALVRVPMYKPGKTGSARVEVRSLDTGANPYLAYAVLLAAGLKGIEEGYELPPGAEDDVWALSNAERRAMGIEPLPQNLGEALTLMENSDLLAETLGEHVFDFFLRNKKSEWEEYRSEVTAFELRKNLPVL
- a CDS encoding globin domain-containing protein codes for the protein MLSEQSAATVRATLPVVGAAIGEITERFYARLFEAHPALLRDLFNRGNQATGTQKQALAGSIAAFATHLVDNPEQRPDLMLERIAHKHASLGITPEQYPLVHEHLFAAIAEILGDAVTAEVAAAWTEVYWLMANALIAIEKRLYAQSEQQGWREWKVVERIDETADVATFRLRPVDEGPVAGYRAGQYVSVGVTLPDGARQIRQYSLTAAPGSPERRFAVKRVTGAGAGPDGEVSGHLHAHVREGDVLRLSAPYGDLVLEDTEAPLLLASAGIGVTPMIAMLEQLALTGHRAPVTVVHADRSPAAHALRAAHEAYAAKLPEGRSVFFYERDAEGAGRTGLVDLAGVDVPAGAHAYLCGPLPFMRAVRTQLIDKGVAPADIHYEVFGPDLWLAEG
- a CDS encoding helix-turn-helix domain-containing protein — its product is MSNERLRSALLARGMTVQSLAEAIAVNPKTVERWITQGKVPYRRHQYATAAALKVDVTTLWDDGRTVDSATELTKAEIAAVYPHRHTVPSDLWRELYGRAERNLDVLVYSGLFLSEDPLFLDLVKAKVGAGAQVRILLGDPGCAAVRQRGIDEGHQIMDGKIRNALMLYRPLMRSHPDIDFRLHDSTLYNSIYRADDEMLVNPHVYGIGAYMAPVLHLRRLPGGGLFDTYAESIEHTWQNARPVTERDIVTTTGVTSHGTH